The following coding sequences are from one Nicotiana tomentosiformis chromosome 3, ASM39032v3, whole genome shotgun sequence window:
- the LOC104106914 gene encoding pentatricopeptide repeat-containing protein At5g27270 isoform X2 — protein sequence MLEARCEPDEVACGTMLCAYARWGRHKEMMSFFSAVQQRGITPSTAVYNFMLSSLQKGSLHENVITIWKQMAEKGVEPNHFTFTVVICSLVKEGHAEVAFKTFNQMKSLGFIPEEATYSLLISLVSKSGNYDDAFGLYEDMRSQGIIPSNFTCASLLTMYYRKEDYPKALALFEEMERYGIKIDEVIYGLLIRIYGKLGLYEDAQKTFEEVKKLGVISNEKTYTTMAQVHLNAGNFEEALNVMDEMKSKNILFSKFCYGILLRCHIAKEDLASAEAVFQALSKTQGPDCGFCKDMLNLYMRLGLTEKAKDFIFQIRKVQVEFDEELLKSVVKVYCVEGMVRDAVQLIGEFSASKVFEDSVFTETFSVAIHGNDRFTAAEIASKPLDHPGAVAFELALILFIADGNTTKAEETLKLLLKSTNGLSVACQLIRKFTIEGDISKAENLHNLLMNLGRKPEDAASASLINFYGKQKKLKEALNVFESVADSSRTGSLLYNSIIDAYNRCDKQEEAYMFYKEEMEKGHFFGPVAISMLVNGLCNCGRYAEAEDIIHNSLRANLELDTVAYNTFIKALLEAGKLRFATRVYEHMLSSGVAPSIQTYNTMISVYGRGRNLDKAVKAFDMAQKMGISLDEKAYTNLICYYGKAGKYDEASNLFAKMQEAGIKPGQVSYNIMMNIYAAAGLYREAEVLMHSMHTSDCSPDSLTYLALIRAYTRGAEYSEAELAIDSMQKEGIPPSCAHYNVLLSGFAKGGLIGEVERVYKNVMNAGLQPDLESNRIMLRGYTDYGHVEEGISFFERISKSVKPDRFIMSAAVHLYRSAGLEVKAEEVLRSMNSLGIPFLENLEVGSRLKAA from the exons ATGCTTGAAGCGAGGTGTGAACCTGATGaggttgcttgcggtaccatgtTGTGTGCTTATGCTCGATGGGGACGTCACAAAGAGATGATGTCCTTCTTTTCTGCTGTTCAGCAAAGGGGAATTACACCTTCAACTGCAGTCTATAATTTCATGCTTTCATCTTTACAAAAAGGATCACTTCATGAAAATGTTATTACTATATGGAAACAGATGGCTGAAAAAGGGGTTGAGCCCAATCATTTTACTTTTACAGTTGTTATCTGCTCACTTGTCAAAGAAGGTCATGCTGAAGTAGCTTTTAAGACTTTTAATCAGATGAAGAGTTTGGGGTTCATTCCAGAGGAGGCAACTTATAGCCTTCTCATCAGTCTGGTTTCAAAGAGTGGTAATTATGATGACGCTTTCGGGTTGTATGAAGATATGAGATCACAAGGGATAATCCCGAGTAACTTTACATGTGCTTCACTTTTGACAATGTATTACAGAAAGGAGGATTATCCCAAAGCCCTTGCTCTGTTTGAGGAAATGGAAAGGTATGGCATCAAAATAGATGAAGTCATATATGGCTTGCTTATCAGAATATATGGCAAGCTTGGTCTCTACGAAGATGCTCAAAAGACATTTGAAGAAGTTAAGAAGTTGGGTGTGATTAGTAATGAAAAGACCTATACAACAATGGCTCAAGTCCATTTAAATGCTGGAAACTTTGAGGAAGCACTGAATGTAATGGACGAAATGAAGTCAAAGAACATATTATTTTCAAAATTCTGTTATGGTATCTTGTTGAGGTGCCATATTGCAAAGGAAGACTTGGCATCTGCCGAAGCTGTGTTTCAGGCTCTCTCTAAGACGCAAGGTCCTGATTGTGGTTTTTGCAAAGACATGCTCAATTTGTACATGAGACTCGGCTTAACTGAGAAAGCAAAAGATTTTATTTTCCAGATAAGGAAAGTTCAAGTGGAATTTGATGAGGAGCTTCTCAAGTCAGTCGTGAAAGTTTATTGCGTTGAAGGAATGGTCAGAGATGCAGTGCAGTTGATAGGAGAGTTCAGTGCAAGCAAGGTATTTGAAGATTCTGTATTTACAGAGACTTTTTCTGTGGCCATTCATGGAAATGATAGATTTACCGCAGCTGAAATTGCTTCCAAGCCCTTGGACCACCCAGGTGCCGTGGCTTTTGAGCTGGCCCTTATCCTCTTTATAGCAGATGGAAATACAACGAAGGCAGAAGAAACACTAAAATTGTTGCTTAAGAGTACAAATGGCCTGTCTGTTGCATGTCAGCTTATCAGAAAATTCACCATAGAAG GTGACATTTCAAAGGCGGAAAACCTTCATAACCTGTTAATGAACCTGGGCAGAAAACCAGAGGATGCTGCAAGTGCATCCTTGATAAATTTTTATGGGAAGCAGAAGAAATTGAAGGAAGCTCTAAATGTCTTTGAATCTGTTGCAGACTCCTCGAGGACTGGAAGTCTTCTATACAATTCCATAATTGATGCATATAATAGATGTGACAAACAAGAGGAAGCTTACATGTTTTACAAGGAAGAGATGGAGAAAGGGCATTTTTTTGGTCCAGTAGCTATTAGCATGCTAGTGAATGGTTTATGTAATTGCG GGAGATATGCTGAAGCAGAGGACATTATTCACAATTCTTTGCGTGCTAATTTAGAGCTTGATACTGTGGCATATAATACATTTATCAAGGCATTGCTGGAAGCAG GTAAATTGCGCTTTGCTACCAGAGTTTATGAGCACATGCTCTCCTCGGGTGTTGCTCCATCAATTCAAACATACAATACCATGATTAG TGTATATGGACGAGGAAGAAACCTGGATAAAGCTGTGAAAGCTTTTGATATGGCTCAGAAGATGGGCATTTCTTTGGATGAAAAGGCTTATACCAACTTGATATGTTATTATGGAAAGGCTG GGAAATATGATGAAGCATCTAATCTATTCGCCAAGATGCAAGAAGCAGGGATAAAACCTGGGCAG GTGAGCTACAATATTATGATGAATATATATGCTGCTGCTGGACTTTATCGAGAAGCTGAAGTCCTCATGCATAGCATGCACACCAGTGACTGTTCACCCGACTCCTTAACCTATCTCGCACTTATTAGAGCATATACAAGGGGAGCAGAGTACTCAGAAGCTGAGCTTGCCATTGATTCTATGCAGAAAGAAGGAATTCCCCCTTCTTGTGCGCATTATAACGTGTTGCTATCAGGTTTTGCAAAGGGAGGATTAATTGGAGAAGTAGAAAGGGTCTATAAAAATGTCATGAACGCTGGACTACAACCTGACCTAGAGTCTAATCGTATTATGCTTAGAGGTTACACGGACTATGGTCACGTGGAGGAAGGCATCTCCTTCTTTGAACGAATTTCCAAGTCCGTAAAACCTGACCGGTTTATAATGAGTGCAGCTGTGCACTTGTACAGGTCAGCAGGCTTAGAAGTCAAAGCAGAAGAGGTGTTGAGGTCTATGAACAGTTTGGGGATTCCCTTCTTGGAAAATCTTGAAGTTGGATCAAGGTTGAAAGCTGCCTGA
- the LOC104106914 gene encoding pentatricopeptide repeat-containing protein At5g27270 isoform X1 — MEALQSSFLCSTPLKTPSHKLTKKPKPKPTIFVCSVTPDPWTLSDGNNKNLNKPKPKSKHAKNPLSDDNARRIIKAKAQYLSALRRNQGSQAMTPKWIKRTPEQMVQYLEDDRNGHLYGKHVIAAIKRVRSLSGKAEGSYDMREVMSSFVTKLTFREMCVVLKEQKGWRQVRDFFDWMKLQLSYRPSVIVYTIVLRAYGQVGKIKLAEQTFLEMLEARCEPDEVACGTMLCAYARWGRHKEMMSFFSAVQQRGITPSTAVYNFMLSSLQKGSLHENVITIWKQMAEKGVEPNHFTFTVVICSLVKEGHAEVAFKTFNQMKSLGFIPEEATYSLLISLVSKSGNYDDAFGLYEDMRSQGIIPSNFTCASLLTMYYRKEDYPKALALFEEMERYGIKIDEVIYGLLIRIYGKLGLYEDAQKTFEEVKKLGVISNEKTYTTMAQVHLNAGNFEEALNVMDEMKSKNILFSKFCYGILLRCHIAKEDLASAEAVFQALSKTQGPDCGFCKDMLNLYMRLGLTEKAKDFIFQIRKVQVEFDEELLKSVVKVYCVEGMVRDAVQLIGEFSASKVFEDSVFTETFSVAIHGNDRFTAAEIASKPLDHPGAVAFELALILFIADGNTTKAEETLKLLLKSTNGLSVACQLIRKFTIEGDISKAENLHNLLMNLGRKPEDAASASLINFYGKQKKLKEALNVFESVADSSRTGSLLYNSIIDAYNRCDKQEEAYMFYKEEMEKGHFFGPVAISMLVNGLCNCGRYAEAEDIIHNSLRANLELDTVAYNTFIKALLEAGKLRFATRVYEHMLSSGVAPSIQTYNTMISVYGRGRNLDKAVKAFDMAQKMGISLDEKAYTNLICYYGKAGKYDEASNLFAKMQEAGIKPGQVSYNIMMNIYAAAGLYREAEVLMHSMHTSDCSPDSLTYLALIRAYTRGAEYSEAELAIDSMQKEGIPPSCAHYNVLLSGFAKGGLIGEVERVYKNVMNAGLQPDLESNRIMLRGYTDYGHVEEGISFFERISKSVKPDRFIMSAAVHLYRSAGLEVKAEEVLRSMNSLGIPFLENLEVGSRLKAA, encoded by the exons ATGGAAGCTTTACAATCTTCATTTCTCTGCTCAACTCCACTGAAAACCCCATCTCACAAACTCACCAAAAAACCCAAACCAAAACCCACCATATTCGTCTGCTCCGTCACACCAGACCCATGGACACTCAGCGACGGCAACAACAAAAACCTAAACAAACCAAAGCCCAAATCAAAACACGCCAAAAACCCACTTTCCGATGACAACGCTCGTCGCATTATCAAAGCTAAAGCCCAATACTTAAGCGCGTTGAGACGAAACCAAGGCTCACAAGCTATGACTCCTAAATGGATTAAGCGGACGCCTGAACAGATGGTGCAGTATTTGGAAGACGATAGAAATGGGCATTTGTACGGAAAACATGTGATTGCGGCTATTAAGAGAGTTAGAAGTCTTTCGGGCAAAGCTGAAGGGTCATATGATATGAGGGAAGTGATGAGTTCTTTTGTTACTAAGCTTACATTTAGAGAGATGTGTGTTGTGCTCAAAGAACAGAAGGGTTGGCGACAAGTTAGAGACTTTTTTGATTGGATGAAATTGCAG TTAAGCTACCGGCCAAGTGTCATTGTCTATACGATTGTCCTGCGTGCATATGGCCAAGTTGGGAAAATCAAGCTAGCTGAGCAGACCTTTTTGGAAATGCTTGAAGCGAGGTGTGAACCTGATGaggttgcttgcggtaccatgtTGTGTGCTTATGCTCGATGGGGACGTCACAAAGAGATGATGTCCTTCTTTTCTGCTGTTCAGCAAAGGGGAATTACACCTTCAACTGCAGTCTATAATTTCATGCTTTCATCTTTACAAAAAGGATCACTTCATGAAAATGTTATTACTATATGGAAACAGATGGCTGAAAAAGGGGTTGAGCCCAATCATTTTACTTTTACAGTTGTTATCTGCTCACTTGTCAAAGAAGGTCATGCTGAAGTAGCTTTTAAGACTTTTAATCAGATGAAGAGTTTGGGGTTCATTCCAGAGGAGGCAACTTATAGCCTTCTCATCAGTCTGGTTTCAAAGAGTGGTAATTATGATGACGCTTTCGGGTTGTATGAAGATATGAGATCACAAGGGATAATCCCGAGTAACTTTACATGTGCTTCACTTTTGACAATGTATTACAGAAAGGAGGATTATCCCAAAGCCCTTGCTCTGTTTGAGGAAATGGAAAGGTATGGCATCAAAATAGATGAAGTCATATATGGCTTGCTTATCAGAATATATGGCAAGCTTGGTCTCTACGAAGATGCTCAAAAGACATTTGAAGAAGTTAAGAAGTTGGGTGTGATTAGTAATGAAAAGACCTATACAACAATGGCTCAAGTCCATTTAAATGCTGGAAACTTTGAGGAAGCACTGAATGTAATGGACGAAATGAAGTCAAAGAACATATTATTTTCAAAATTCTGTTATGGTATCTTGTTGAGGTGCCATATTGCAAAGGAAGACTTGGCATCTGCCGAAGCTGTGTTTCAGGCTCTCTCTAAGACGCAAGGTCCTGATTGTGGTTTTTGCAAAGACATGCTCAATTTGTACATGAGACTCGGCTTAACTGAGAAAGCAAAAGATTTTATTTTCCAGATAAGGAAAGTTCAAGTGGAATTTGATGAGGAGCTTCTCAAGTCAGTCGTGAAAGTTTATTGCGTTGAAGGAATGGTCAGAGATGCAGTGCAGTTGATAGGAGAGTTCAGTGCAAGCAAGGTATTTGAAGATTCTGTATTTACAGAGACTTTTTCTGTGGCCATTCATGGAAATGATAGATTTACCGCAGCTGAAATTGCTTCCAAGCCCTTGGACCACCCAGGTGCCGTGGCTTTTGAGCTGGCCCTTATCCTCTTTATAGCAGATGGAAATACAACGAAGGCAGAAGAAACACTAAAATTGTTGCTTAAGAGTACAAATGGCCTGTCTGTTGCATGTCAGCTTATCAGAAAATTCACCATAGAAG GTGACATTTCAAAGGCGGAAAACCTTCATAACCTGTTAATGAACCTGGGCAGAAAACCAGAGGATGCTGCAAGTGCATCCTTGATAAATTTTTATGGGAAGCAGAAGAAATTGAAGGAAGCTCTAAATGTCTTTGAATCTGTTGCAGACTCCTCGAGGACTGGAAGTCTTCTATACAATTCCATAATTGATGCATATAATAGATGTGACAAACAAGAGGAAGCTTACATGTTTTACAAGGAAGAGATGGAGAAAGGGCATTTTTTTGGTCCAGTAGCTATTAGCATGCTAGTGAATGGTTTATGTAATTGCG GGAGATATGCTGAAGCAGAGGACATTATTCACAATTCTTTGCGTGCTAATTTAGAGCTTGATACTGTGGCATATAATACATTTATCAAGGCATTGCTGGAAGCAG GTAAATTGCGCTTTGCTACCAGAGTTTATGAGCACATGCTCTCCTCGGGTGTTGCTCCATCAATTCAAACATACAATACCATGATTAG TGTATATGGACGAGGAAGAAACCTGGATAAAGCTGTGAAAGCTTTTGATATGGCTCAGAAGATGGGCATTTCTTTGGATGAAAAGGCTTATACCAACTTGATATGTTATTATGGAAAGGCTG GGAAATATGATGAAGCATCTAATCTATTCGCCAAGATGCAAGAAGCAGGGATAAAACCTGGGCAG GTGAGCTACAATATTATGATGAATATATATGCTGCTGCTGGACTTTATCGAGAAGCTGAAGTCCTCATGCATAGCATGCACACCAGTGACTGTTCACCCGACTCCTTAACCTATCTCGCACTTATTAGAGCATATACAAGGGGAGCAGAGTACTCAGAAGCTGAGCTTGCCATTGATTCTATGCAGAAAGAAGGAATTCCCCCTTCTTGTGCGCATTATAACGTGTTGCTATCAGGTTTTGCAAAGGGAGGATTAATTGGAGAAGTAGAAAGGGTCTATAAAAATGTCATGAACGCTGGACTACAACCTGACCTAGAGTCTAATCGTATTATGCTTAGAGGTTACACGGACTATGGTCACGTGGAGGAAGGCATCTCCTTCTTTGAACGAATTTCCAAGTCCGTAAAACCTGACCGGTTTATAATGAGTGCAGCTGTGCACTTGTACAGGTCAGCAGGCTTAGAAGTCAAAGCAGAAGAGGTGTTGAGGTCTATGAACAGTTTGGGGATTCCCTTCTTGGAAAATCTTGAAGTTGGATCAAGGTTGAAAGCTGCCTGA